TAAACATCTTTCATAATTACAACAACTTAGGATGAGATTCATTGcaacacacaaaaaatacaagtGGTAATATTACTGTACTCCAAAGTACATTACATGTAACAGCAGTAGAAATCTAGGCTACACAAACAAGGGGAAAATCTGAAGACACTACATAAGATTCAGGGTCTGAATATCTGTAGAATTATGAGTACAGTAAAGAAGTGACAGTCATTTTTCAGTGATCTCATGTTGTTCTCATTGTCCCTGCTTCTGAGGGAGAAAAAGGCATTTCATTTCATGGAGTGGATTTTTTACCAACActtaaaatgcttttattttacaCAATAATACAGACGATGGAATAAAATAGCACATGACCTACACACTGTAATCCATCATGTATATAGTACCCTCCAATAATCCCAATACATTTACCATAGTACAGAATAAAAGCCATACCATACATACAGTACTGCACAATCActtcaattatttatatttcttttagtcggtgttttttatatatttctcatttcaaaagtattccatttCACATTTGCTCATAAGTGATCTCACACCCTTCTGCTGCATTCTGTCCACTATATTAGCTCATTCACTTGCCACTGAAAtccatttccatttattattGAGCTGCCATTTATCACTTTTTAAATACAGTACATAAATTCTTGCACCCTCAACAACATTCACTACCTCAAAGATATTTCCACAGTTGCTATTTCATGACGTATTTATCCTTTTTTCCAATCCCATCAATACCCTGATACATTTGAAGGAAGAGCAGATGCATTGATATGGAACTAGGAAGAGTTTGTGAGCTCTTTCTTAAAGAGTTATTAAAAGTGATCATTGTATCATTTCCACTTACAGCACACAGTCCAAATATGTAACACTTGATAACATTCAACGGATTTTATTGCTCATTCCTTAACAACATTCCAAATGAGAAAAAAGAATGTCTATATCCTTATCTACAGCATTCTTGTAGCAAAATAATTCTCTCTGAAATATTGGTTACTGAGTATTTTCACCTTTATGTTGAAGCATAAATTATGAATGAATCTAGTTGGTGCATCTAGATGCAACATTTCTGTTCTTTAATATGTATATAGCTTTTCTGAAagactataaaactaaaatgcaACGATACTTACCTCCACTTTATTACAAGTTCTGTCAACTCTAGTTGTAAAACTCATATTCAAAGAGCTTGAAATCAGGCTTGTAAAGTTCGTGCAGTTTTTCTGCCAATTCATCAGGCAAGGAAGCTATATAACCAGCAACCAGAGGACCTGTGCGGGAGGTTACAAATGGTGGGAAGTGGAGGTTGGGGTTAGCTCCAATTCTCCTTAAAATATATTCAGAATCTTCCTCCAGGGTCTCATATTTCCCAATGATATCGTACTTTATAGAACAAGGGTAGCACAGGTCAACATACAATGCCCAATGTTCATTGAGAGAATGCAAGCTATCATGTCTCCTATCAATCAAATAGGAGACAAATTCGGCAAAAGTGACTCCATCACCACTCTTTGAGATATTTTGAGCATCATCACCTTTTCGATATCTTCTCAGAATATCTACCCCAAATCTTTTCTTGAAGTCAGCTGCAGATGTGGAGTTAATGACCAGTTTATTTCTATATGCAGACACAAGTCGTTCAATTGGATGACGGACAAACAAGAACTTTGTGTAAGTCTTCAATTTTTCATTTAGCACAAAGGACTGAAAAGAAAGATAAGGATTGTTTTATATAACAACAACATATACATAACACTTTCCTACCACCAAGTGACAACTACCTTACTGAGAATATAAAAGCAATTTCAAATACTTGTACgtattatattcataatttctgcatatatatatatatatatatatatatatatatatatatatatatatatatatatatatatatgatatatatatagatatatatataatatatatatatatatatagatataatatataataaatatctaattttatacatacattattatatatatctctatttatatatatatatatatatataatatataataaatatatatatcatatatataattttatacatgcattatatatatatttttaaattaataataatgacatagataattagctatatataatattttaaatataataaaatatataattttatacataccattatatgttataataatatagatacgtatatgaattttatgtatatatatatataatatatatatattatatatataatatatatatatataatatataataaataataatttatacatacatatatatatatatatatatatatatatatagtagttatatatatatatgtatatatatatatatatatatatatatatatatatataatatactatatataaataatatattatataataaatatataataaatatataatttataacatatatatatatatatatatatatatatatattatatataatatatattatatataatgatatatatattatattaataatattaataaacatatattatatatacaacatatatgaaTTTTACATAAACAGGACCTTTGCAAAGACATTATATAATGTACAGTTCTTGGAGGTACTTTACAGGTCTTCATAACTTTtagtatgtatttaaaaaaattcattctttAAGCACAACACTGATAAGTTGAGTGCCTGGGAGTTGTCGtgaacagaaataacaaaaagttttaaaatccaCTTAAAATTTTCCCATAATGCTTTGCATTCTAATATACTAGTTTTAAGtttacatttgtatttttacataattgATTATTGCATGcctatataaaatacataatgcCACCATTTATAGGCATGATGTCATACAGTGGATGTAAAACCAAAGTACAGTATATGACATGGTATATTACTAAGTACAGTATATGACATGGTTTATTCATAATATGGTACATCAGAATTTTAAGTCTGAATGCACGTCTTACGTCTTGTtatccaataaaaaaatttatattatttgggaGGTTGCTTTTATCCTTTTTGAAGTGGACtatttaaatagaattttatacAATCTACAATAATATAAACATTTTGAGCTTAGCTTTTTCTTATCATTCACTACCATTCAAGCCTACAGTAATGTGGTTTTACTTCTACTGAATCTTCATGAAGGTTTTATTGCCTCTATGGGGAATCCTTACTTTACTACAACTTTATACATGGATTCCAAAGCAAAATTTACATTAGTAAAATTCAATTTGGATTTATGTCtgggaaaagcaaaaaaaaaaaaaaatgcccttcACATTGCACAAAAGGTGCAGGAAAATTTTTTGGAAAGTAATAGAAAGCTTTGCTGGTGTTCACAACTGCAGACCTAGATATGGCCAAGAGTTCACACCAAGGGAAGTGGTTTACTGGAGTTTGAGAGAAAGTTCCTCAAAGTCTCATACACATGATAAAGGTAATATACTCATATAAGGAAGCAAGAACAGTAGTAAGGACAAAATAAGGGATGACAGACATTTCTGAAGTTACAGTTTGATTACAATAAGGATCAGCTCTAAGCCCATTCCTCTTAGTTGTAATGGATGTGCTGAGTTTTTGTAGATAACCTGGTTGTAAAGTGAACACAGGAAGAGAACGGCAACAGAGGAATAGGGTTTGGCAGGTGAGCATGGAAGAGAACTTGAAGTCAAGGCTGAAAAACGGACATACCATGATGCTAAGCAGCAGAGTGGGAGGAGAGAAACTACATATAAAGTTATTTgctggtgaaaaattaaagaatataaaCAGTTTCAAGCACTTGGGTTGAATCATAAGTGAAAAGGGTGGATGTGAGCCGGAAGTGCAGCAGAGAATTAAAGCAGTTTGAGCGAAGTGGAGACAGGTTCcatttttacaaatattaataGGTAATAGAACCTTTTACCTACTCTTCATACCTATCACTGCCATCAGGTGTGATTGTTGTAAGAAAACATTTATAGTACCACAAATGTCTGGTGCTAGTATATCTTCTATTACTACTGCAACATAATTAAAAACATCTCTGATTTTAAGACTCCCATTATTATGGCATCATGCAGAAGACCTTTAGGTTACTAGTAAAACGGTCAAGGCATACACTCAGATTCAAAAGTAAGTTTTCC
The sequence above is a segment of the Macrobrachium nipponense isolate FS-2020 chromosome 2, ASM1510439v2, whole genome shotgun sequence genome. Coding sequences within it:
- the LOC135221096 gene encoding carbohydrate sulfotransferase 11-like isoform X2; this encodes MSAVIYASFFTLVSFDLDKENTEDFWWTDWNEVQRSRRAALNYGCRHVKNARGKSLHKLLTVRKYLYNLLVDDRHKAIYCYVPKVACTNWKRIFMILSGKSNSTDPLSIRSYVPHEEGVLTRLSSFRSRSFVLNEKLKTYTKFLFVRHPIERLVSAYRNKLVINSTSAADFKKRFGVDILRRYRKGDDAQNISKSGDGVTFAEFVSYLIDRRHDSLHSLNEHWALYVDLCYPCSIKYDIIGKYETLEEDSEYILRRIGANPNLHFPPFVTSRTGPLVAGYIASLPDELAEKLHELYKPDFKLFEYEFYN